From a region of the Tachysurus fulvidraco isolate hzauxx_2018 chromosome 5, HZAU_PFXX_2.0, whole genome shotgun sequence genome:
- the LOC113662741 gene encoding zinc finger protein 239-like isoform X2, which yields MMASDEIKHEDAEPVASSSSPERSSEQTEDEMHICSRCGKCFPNQSRLQTHQCVHIKGKPYQCSECEKCFNDRSSLIKHLRIHTGEKPYQCSECGKCFTQKGHITKHLQIHTQEKPYHCSLCGKNFNYLCNLQRHQRTHTGERPFQCSQCKKRFSEKDGLIRHERIHTGEKPYECLECGKSFTERGSLLKHQRIHTGAKPFECSFCEMSFTQRCNLQQHERIHTGDKPFYCLECGKSFNRETALQVHQCSHTGEKPYHCSECGKNFSDQSNLRQHRRIHSGEKPYICSQCGKGFTQHCHLQVHQRIHTGERPFPCPQCGKSFTQQCHLQRHQRIHMGEVVSELIVWEDLYSTMSPPGTPGPSESCD from the coding sequence ATGATGGCGTCGGACGAGATTAAACACGAGGATGCGGAACCCGTGGCAAGTTCCAGTAGTCCGGAGCGGTCTTCCGAACAGACGGAAGATGAAATGCACATCTGCTCACGTTGTGGAAAATGTTTTCCAAACCAGAGTCGTCTCCAAACACACCAGTGTGTTCATATTAAAGGGAAGCCATACCAGTGCTCTGAGTGTGAGAAGTGTTTTAACGATCGCAGTAGTCTTATAAAGCATCTGCGAATCCATACAGGAGAGAAGCCCTATCAGTGCTCCGAGTGTGGGAAGTGTTTCACTCAGAAGGGTCACATCACTAAACACCTGCAGATTCACACACAAGAAAAGCCATATCACTGCTCGCTCTGTGGTAAAAACTTTAATTACCTCTGTAATCTCCAGCGACACCAACGCACTCACACGGGAGAGAGGCCCtttcagtgttcacagtgtaAGAAGAGGTTTAGTGAGAAAGATGGTCTCATAAGACACGAGCGCATTCACACTGGAGAGAAGCCGTACGAGTGTttggagtgtgggaagagtttcacTGAGAGAGGGAGTCTCCTAAAACACCAGAGGATTCATACAGGAGCGAAGCCGTTCGAGTGCTCGTTCTGCGAAATGAGTTTTACACAGAGGTGTAATCTCCAACAGCAcgagcgcattcacacaggagacaAACCATTTTACTGTCTTGAGTGCGGGAAGAGCTTTAATCGGGAGACAGCTCTCCAAGTTCACCAGTGCAGTCACACGGGGGAGAAGCCGTATCACTGCTCAGAGTGTGGCAAGAATTTTAGTGACCAGAGTAATCTCCGACAACACCGACGCATTCACTCAGGAGAGAAGCCGTACATCTGCTCGCAGTGTGGGAAGGGTTTTACACAGCACTGTCACCTCCAAGtccaccagcgcattcacacggGCGAGAGGCCCTTTCCCTGCCCCCAGTGcgggaagagttttacacaGCAATGTCATCTCCAGCgccaccagcgcattcacatgGGTGAAGTTGTATCAGAACTGATCGTGTGGGAAGATCTTTACAGCACAATGTCACCTCCAGGTACCCCAGGACCGTCAGAGAGCTGTGATTGA